One Desulfonatronum sp. SC1 DNA window includes the following coding sequences:
- the glmU gene encoding bifunctional UDP-N-acetylglucosamine diphosphorylase/glucosamine-1-phosphate N-acetyltransferase GlmU, with protein sequence MQTVQALSVLVLAAGKGTRMHSDKPKVLHTLLGEPMLWYVLEALRPLAAEGTYAIIGHGADLVRKQFPDERFILQKEQLGTGHAVLSAWPEVLAANVQWCLVINGDTPLIDGVMLERFCTAMMHDEVDLAFVSTTLEDPSSYGRVIRDGSGLVRGIVEAKDFDPKRHGEPSGEINAGIYLLRVETLGPLLSKISADNKQGEYYLTDLVDLAVRDGLRVGTFNAGDVGDSLSCMGVNSPLELADSEDVLRRRAVQALQRGGVTIHLPDTVSIGPRVLVEPGAEIFGPCELYGAVHICRGAVLESHTWIKNARIGSGSVVRSFSHLEGATVGEGCIVGPYARLRPDAVLETGARIGNFVEMKKARLGKNAKASHLTYLGDAEVGEDVNIGAGTITCNYDGKRKHLTEIGPRAFIGSNTALVAPVRIGADALVGAGSVITKDVPDASLAVARGKQRCFARRKSEEPGV encoded by the coding sequence ATGCAGACGGTTCAAGCACTTTCAGTACTGGTTTTGGCGGCGGGCAAAGGGACGCGGATGCATTCCGACAAGCCCAAGGTGCTGCACACGCTGCTGGGTGAACCAATGTTGTGGTATGTCTTGGAGGCCTTAAGGCCCTTGGCGGCTGAGGGGACGTACGCGATCATCGGGCACGGCGCGGACTTGGTCCGGAAACAGTTCCCGGATGAACGATTCATTTTGCAGAAAGAGCAGTTGGGGACCGGACATGCCGTGCTTTCGGCTTGGCCCGAAGTATTGGCCGCGAATGTCCAGTGGTGTCTCGTGATCAACGGAGATACGCCGTTGATCGACGGTGTGATGCTTGAACGGTTCTGCACTGCCATGATGCACGATGAGGTCGATCTGGCCTTCGTGTCGACAACCCTGGAAGACCCTTCGTCCTACGGGCGGGTTATACGCGACGGTTCCGGCTTGGTTCGCGGGATCGTTGAAGCCAAAGATTTTGATCCGAAACGCCACGGAGAGCCCTCCGGCGAAATCAACGCCGGAATATACTTGCTGCGCGTTGAAACCCTTGGGCCGCTGCTTTCCAAAATTTCAGCCGACAACAAGCAGGGCGAATACTATCTGACCGATCTTGTGGACCTTGCTGTGCGTGATGGTCTTCGGGTTGGGACTTTCAATGCCGGGGATGTCGGCGATTCCTTGTCTTGTATGGGTGTGAACAGTCCCCTGGAATTGGCTGACTCCGAAGATGTGCTTCGTCGCCGCGCTGTTCAGGCTTTGCAGCGAGGCGGCGTGACGATCCATTTGCCCGATACCGTGAGCATCGGTCCGAGGGTGCTGGTGGAGCCTGGTGCGGAGATTTTCGGCCCCTGCGAGTTGTACGGTGCCGTTCATATTTGCCGGGGGGCGGTCCTGGAATCCCATACCTGGATCAAGAATGCCCGTATCGGCTCCGGCAGCGTCGTCCGTTCCTTTTCGCACCTTGAGGGGGCCACTGTGGGTGAGGGCTGTATCGTGGGACCATATGCTCGCTTGCGACCGGACGCGGTTCTGGAAACGGGTGCGCGAATTGGAAATTTCGTTGAGATGAAAAAGGCCCGGCTGGGAAAGAATGCCAAGGCCAGTCATTTGACGTATCTCGGCGACGCTGAGGTCGGAGAGGATGTCAACATCGGTGCCGGGACCATAACCTGCAACTACGACGGCAAACGCAAACACCTCACTGAAATCGGTCCAAGAGCCTTTATCGGCAGCAATACCGCGCTGGTGGCCCCGGTCAGGATCGGGGCCGACGCTCTGGTGGGAGCGGGCTCAGTGATCACCAAGGACGTGCCGGATGCCTCCTTGGCCGTGGCCCGCGGAAAGCAGCGGTGTTTCGCTAGGCGGAAATCGGAAGAGCCGGGTGTTTAA
- a CDS encoding outer membrane homotrimeric porin, which produces MIFWLDILVLVDIEGSHLTKEDFVAAWVNANFSLGLQKEEGMKRLVCLAVLVAFILGTAGMASAIELKAKGWWRVHFNYLDNWDYGAIQQATGKRAEYDRFDGWQRMRTQFEFVANENLKGVLQMEIGNARWGSDGFELGAGGRSNNIKTRFAYLDFNFPGTPVNVKAGRQPVALPSAMGSHILESEGTGVLVGVPFSDMAGLTLGWVRAFDYDRANPNDITKKWDDEVDAFVAVVPIALDGLKLNPFAAYTRWGKDFTGTDKNANMMHFGLNFDVSMLNPIGIKGDFNYGTMKWNDRPSVKQSGWVTVLAVDYAMDMMTPTVFGWYESGEDKDFISGGDSKRMPVIETYGGAFGPGVGFGQQTALAGDSYFRYMLGLMAFAGTGDLWDVWQNDQGAVGSVALGAGLKKIQFIDGVSHDLTAFYMKGTNHDNNIHLFTKKDNYWEVTFNNRWQMYENLALLAEFAYGKVSLDDLNTRGADRRSDWFDKAMKLGKVGFVFNF; this is translated from the coding sequence ATGATTTTTTGGCTTGACATCCTTGTCCTGGTGGACATAGAAGGTTCCCACCTGACGAAGGAAGACTTCGTTGCGGCATGGGTGAATGCGAATTTTTCTTTGGGATTGCAAAAGGAGGAAGGTATGAAAAGATTAGTTTGTTTGGCCGTTTTGGTCGCCTTCATTCTCGGTACGGCGGGCATGGCTTCCGCCATCGAGTTGAAGGCTAAAGGCTGGTGGCGGGTTCACTTCAATTACCTCGACAACTGGGATTACGGCGCGATCCAGCAGGCAACCGGGAAGCGGGCCGAGTATGACCGGTTTGACGGCTGGCAGCGGATGCGCACCCAGTTTGAATTTGTCGCCAATGAAAACCTCAAGGGCGTTTTGCAGATGGAAATCGGCAATGCCCGTTGGGGTTCCGATGGTTTTGAGCTTGGCGCCGGCGGACGGAGCAACAACATCAAGACGCGCTTCGCCTATCTTGACTTCAATTTTCCCGGCACTCCCGTCAATGTGAAGGCTGGACGTCAGCCTGTTGCTCTGCCGAGCGCCATGGGATCTCACATCCTCGAGTCTGAAGGCACCGGCGTCCTGGTCGGCGTTCCGTTTTCAGACATGGCCGGCCTGACGCTGGGCTGGGTCCGTGCTTTTGATTACGACAGGGCCAACCCCAATGACATCACCAAGAAGTGGGATGACGAAGTTGATGCCTTCGTGGCCGTGGTGCCCATAGCTTTGGACGGCCTGAAGTTGAATCCCTTTGCCGCTTACACTCGCTGGGGCAAGGACTTCACCGGAACCGACAAGAACGCGAACATGATGCACTTTGGTTTGAATTTTGACGTTTCCATGCTCAATCCCATCGGCATCAAGGGTGATTTCAACTACGGCACCATGAAGTGGAACGACAGGCCCAGCGTGAAGCAGTCTGGTTGGGTAACCGTTCTGGCCGTGGATTACGCCATGGACATGATGACCCCCACCGTGTTCGGTTGGTATGAGTCCGGCGAAGACAAGGACTTCATCAGTGGCGGCGACTCCAAGCGCATGCCCGTGATTGAAACCTACGGCGGCGCTTTCGGTCCCGGTGTTGGCTTTGGTCAGCAGACGGCCCTGGCCGGCGACAGCTACTTCCGCTACATGCTGGGCTTGATGGCCTTCGCTGGTACGGGCGACCTGTGGGATGTCTGGCAGAATGACCAAGGCGCGGTTGGTTCCGTGGCCCTGGGTGCTGGGCTGAAGAAAATTCAGTTCATTGACGGCGTCTCCCATGACCTGACCGCTTTCTACATGAAGGGCACCAACCACGATAACAACATCCACCTGTTCACCAAGAAAGACAACTACTGGGAAGTGACTTTCAACAACAGATGGCAGATGTATGAGAACTTGGCCCTTTTGGCTGAATTCGCCTACGGCAAGGTCAGCTTGGACGACCTGAACACCCGCGGTGCCGACAGGCGCAGCGACTGGTTCGACAAGGCCATGAAGCTCGGCAAAGTCGGCTTCGTCTTCAATTTCTAA